In Ischnura elegans chromosome 9, ioIscEleg1.1, whole genome shotgun sequence, the following proteins share a genomic window:
- the LOC124165743 gene encoding myb/SANT-like DNA-binding domain-containing protein 3, translated as MSSAARGNNFSELEKSRLLDLVETYSNVIENKRTDATTCHEKMKAWEGISVAFNSTETNAVRTWKQLKNCYENMKRRAKKNAADEKIERYKTGGGSCHTQLTSQEERLIGMVKDQFNSLRNPADSDASFSGDKDVSAEGDIFEIMETITDKDEETTTEIPLTPNDAPYDFTQQPTESNRASTSKISSCNPPSHKRKAEEEVATMANKKTILINRQLEILEQQHKIKMEILKNELKNSVLALENQQIETEIKKATLAKLMANK; from the exons ATGTCTTCAGCAGCACGAGGCAACAATTTCTCCGAGTTGGAGAAATCGCGACTTTTAGATCTTGTGGAAACATATTCCAATGtaatagaaaacaaaagaacTGACGCAACTACATGCCACGAGAAGATGAAAGCATGGGAAGGTATAAGCGTAGCCTTTAATTCCACCGAAACAAATGCTGTCAGAACATGGAAGCAATTGAAAAATTGCTATGAAAATATGAAACGTCGGGCTAAGAAGAACGCGGCCGATGAGAAG ATAGAAAGATACAAGACTGGGGGAGGAAGCTGTCACACACAGCTAACCAGCCAGGAGGAGAGATTGATAGGTATGGTTAAGGATCAATTCAATTCATTGAGGAACCCTGCCGACAGTGATGCAAGTTTCAGCGGCGATAAAG ATGTGAGTGCAGAGGGAGATATTTTTGAA ATCATGGAGACAATCACAGATAAGGATGAAGAAACAACAACAGAAATCCCATTAACACCCAACGATGCACCTTATGACTTTACTCAACAGCCAACAGAAAGCAATAGAGCCAGTACTTCCAAAATTTCATCATGCAATCCACCATCCCACAAAAGAAAAGCTGAAGAAGAAGTAGCAACCATGGCAAATAAAAAAACCATTTTAATCAACAGACAACTGGAAATCCTAGAACaacagcataaaataaaaatggaaatattgaaaaatgaactaaaaaataGTGTACTAGCGTTGGAAAACCAACAAATTGAAACTGAAATCAAAAAGGCTACCTTGGCAAAACTAATGGCAAATAAATAA